From one Trachemys scripta elegans isolate TJP31775 chromosome 14, CAS_Tse_1.0, whole genome shotgun sequence genomic stretch:
- the LOC117887387 gene encoding olfactory receptor 10A7-like — MKNSQETVGRNSTTITGFILLGFSDIPSLQHLFFSVFLVTYIVTLAGNLLIIVLTLADPALHIPMYFFLRNLSFLEMCYTSVNVPKMLGNLFSGDKAISFIGCAMQTYFSFFLGGSECLLLAFMAYDRYVAICKPLHYPVVMNRKVSTGLAAGSWLSGLLMSFGHTSMVFTLPFCRSHEINHFFCDIPPLLKLACGDISRYEMAVFIMALFFVIFPFMLILMSYVCIISTILRMPSGEGRRKSFSTCSSHLMVVTLFYGAACIMYLKPNSSYSPDTDKFLSLFYTVITPMLNPIIYSLRNKEVKGALRDVPVS; from the coding sequence aTGAAAAATAGCCAAGAAACAGTGGGAAGAAACAGCACGACAATCACTGGATTCATTCTCCTGGGCTTTTCTGACATTCCCAGCCTgcagcatttatttttttcagtgtttcttgTGACCTACATAGTCACCTTGGCTGGAAACCTTCTAATCATTGTCCTCACATTGGCTGACCCAGCCCTTCACatccccatgtacttcttcctcagGAACCTGTCCTTCCTGGAGATGTGCTACACATCAGTCAATGTCCCCAAGATGCTTGGGAATCTGTTCTCTGGGGATAAAGCCATCTCTTTCATTGGCTGTGCTATGCAAAcctatttctcttttttccttggtGGGTCAGAGTGTCTTCTCTTGGCGTTCATGGCCTATGATCGCTATGTTGCAATATGCAAGCCTCTGCATTACCCCGTGGTTATGAACAGGAAGGTGTCCACTGGACTGGCTGCTGGATCCTGGCTCAGTGGTCTCCTCATGTCCTTCGGTCACACCAGCATGGTATTCACCCTACCCTTCTGCAGATCCCATGAGATTAatcatttcttctgtgacatcccTCCACTGCTGAAGCTGGCATGTGGAGACATCTCCCGCTATGAAATGGCTGTCTTCATCATGGCTCTGTTCTTTGTCATCTTCCCCTTCATGCTAATCCTCATGTCCTACGTCTgcatcatctccaccatcctgaggATGCCAtcgggggagggcaggaggaagtccttctccacctgctcctcacaCCTCATGGTGGTGACACTGTTCTATGGCGCCGCTTGCATTATGTATCTGAAGCCTAATTCCTCCTACTCACCAGACACAGACAAGTTTCTCTCTCTGTTCTACACGGTCATCACGCCCatgctaaacccc